Proteins encoded within one genomic window of Paraglaciecola psychrophila 170:
- a CDS encoding magnesium transporter, with translation MILALMIAGKVGAVVPIALKKFGMNPAQSSSIVLTTITDIAGFMSFLGIALLLSDMLPRN, from the coding sequence ATGATATTAGCTTTGATGATTGCAGGGAAAGTTGGAGCCGTAGTGCCTATTGCGCTAAAAAAGTTTGGTATGAACCCTGCCCAATCATCGTCAATCGTGTTGACCACTATCACTGATATTGCTGGTTTCATGTCGTTTTTGGGAATAGCTTTGTTGCTATCAGATATGCTGCCAAGAAATTAA
- a CDS encoding mechanosensitive ion channel family protein, with protein sequence MEETSATLNLIEQFHVFAIGKGFLILIIGYFLARFARNGIGRLKIANLTPHSMTLLKRVVFYGILVLTSISVMKELGFDLSVVLGAAGIFSVAIGFASQTSASNLISGLFLMMERPFSVGDIIRVGDTTGEVLSIDLLSVKVRTFDNLFVRLPNESMIKTQVTTLTKFPIRRVDLKIGIAYKEDIEIVKEILNNVAAKNTQCLDEPAPVFILLGFGSSSVDIQFSVWAKRENFLTLKNTMYQEIKKTFDQQDIEMPFSHISLYSGTATKPIPIIMDRENNEKS encoded by the coding sequence ATGGAAGAAACCAGCGCAACGCTAAACTTGATAGAACAATTCCATGTATTTGCCATTGGCAAAGGCTTCTTAATACTTATCATTGGGTATTTTTTGGCTCGTTTCGCAAGAAACGGTATTGGCCGTCTTAAGATTGCAAATTTAACTCCCCATAGCATGACATTGCTTAAAAGAGTGGTGTTTTATGGGATCTTAGTGCTTACCTCTATATCAGTGATGAAAGAGCTTGGATTTGATTTAAGTGTGGTACTCGGTGCTGCCGGTATTTTCAGCGTAGCGATTGGTTTTGCATCACAAACGTCAGCATCAAACTTAATTAGTGGTTTATTTTTGATGATGGAAAGACCTTTTTCTGTAGGAGATATCATAAGAGTTGGCGACACCACTGGTGAAGTATTATCAATCGACTTACTCTCGGTAAAAGTCAGAACCTTTGACAATCTCTTTGTAAGACTTCCAAACGAGTCCATGATTAAAACTCAAGTCACCACTTTGACCAAGTTTCCTATAAGACGTGTGGATCTGAAAATTGGTATTGCTTATAAAGAGGATATTGAAATAGTAAAAGAGATCCTTAACAACGTAGCGGCGAAAAATACGCAGTGTTTAGATGAACCCGCTCCAGTGTTTATTTTACTTGGATTTGGCTCTTCTTCCGTTGATATTCAATTTTCAGTTTGGGCCAAAAGAGAAAATTTTTTAACCTTAAAAAATACTATGTATCAAGAAATCAAGAAAACGTTCGATCAACAAGATATTGAGATGCCCTTCTCACATATCAGTTTGTATTCTGGCACAGCAACAAAACCTATCCCTATCATTATGGATAGAGAAAATAATGAGAAATCGTGA
- a CDS encoding complex I subunit 5 family protein yields MAKDPKQSIFTIFMLLAMSGCFGLTLSQDPYGFITFFTLMSLSSFVLVIHQLSEEAREAARSYIHWVIIGEVLLFSGFCLYQWHAGFALNSKLAWITSLIVVLGFGSKVGLFGMHWWLPKAHPVAPVPASAILSGFMVKAGVIGWLRFVPHSAEPVEIIGCLLLGLGVVGTFSGAIKGVFQHNPKVVLAYSTVSQMGILTMAFGATFTLPDNRDAIITVMILYCTHHGLAKSALFFSIGISPF; encoded by the coding sequence ATGGCTAAAGATCCTAAACAATCAATCTTTACGATCTTTATGTTATTGGCGATGTCTGGATGTTTTGGTTTGACACTGAGCCAAGACCCATACGGTTTTATTACTTTCTTTACCTTAATGAGCTTGTCTTCTTTTGTGCTGGTTATTCATCAACTTTCTGAAGAAGCTAGAGAGGCCGCTCGTAGCTATATTCATTGGGTCATTATCGGTGAAGTGCTGCTATTTAGTGGATTCTGTTTATACCAATGGCACGCAGGGTTTGCTCTTAATAGTAAACTAGCCTGGATCACTAGTCTCATTGTGGTGCTTGGCTTTGGCTCTAAAGTGGGGTTGTTCGGTATGCACTGGTGGTTACCCAAAGCACACCCTGTGGCGCCTGTTCCCGCAAGCGCGATATTGAGTGGCTTTATGGTAAAAGCGGGCGTCATTGGTTGGCTCCGATTTGTGCCACACAGTGCTGAGCCTGTTGAGATAATCGGTTGCTTGTTATTAGGATTGGGGGTTGTTGGTACCTTTTCAGGCGCAATCAAAGGGGTGTTTCAACACAACCCTAAAGTAGTGCTTGCGTACTCAACCGTCAGTCAAATGGGTATTTTGACTATGGCATTTGGCGCCACTTTTACATTACCAGACAATCGAGATGCTATTATTACCGTTATGATTTTGTACTGCACTCATCATGGATTAGCTAAAAGCGCCTTATTTTTTAGTATCGGTATATCTCCATTTTGA
- a CDS encoding DUF502 domain-containing protein, whose amino-acid sequence MLKKIALLMAQGLLALLPISLTLYFLVWLVTAIETGLTPLIPASIYFPGMGLFAGLLVLLIVGIAVNVYIVELFIGWSGKVFERIPLIKTIYGAIQDAVNLINLGKQQKIQSVVSVKITESIHLIGFVTSHEGAKELFKDEKKIGVYIPLSYQIGGYTLYIDSDQVSPLDIDVETAMRIALTGGNASGFKAGQKTKVPSTVIKTNKVP is encoded by the coding sequence ATGTTGAAGAAAATTGCTCTTTTAATGGCTCAGGGCTTACTTGCTCTGCTGCCAATATCACTGACACTCTATTTTCTGGTGTGGTTGGTGACAGCAATTGAAACAGGATTAACCCCGCTTATTCCTGCCTCTATTTATTTTCCTGGAATGGGCTTGTTTGCCGGCCTTTTGGTATTATTGATAGTTGGGATTGCAGTCAACGTTTATATTGTCGAACTTTTCATAGGTTGGAGCGGAAAAGTATTTGAACGAATCCCTCTTATCAAAACAATATATGGAGCCATTCAAGACGCCGTTAATTTAATCAATTTAGGGAAACAGCAAAAAATACAAAGCGTGGTATCGGTTAAGATAACCGAGAGTATTCATCTAATAGGCTTTGTCACGAGCCACGAAGGTGCAAAAGAATTATTTAAGGATGAGAAAAAGATAGGTGTATACATACCATTAAGTTATCAAATAGGTGGCTATACGCTATATATCGATAGCGACCAAGTTTCCCCTTTGGATATTGATGTTGAAACGGCGATGAGAATAGCCCTCACTGGTGGTAATGCTTCAGGGTTCAAAGCAGGTCAAAAAACAAAAGTGCCATCTACTGTTATCAAAACAAATAAAGTCCCTTAG
- a CDS encoding succinylglutamate desuccinylase/aspartoacylase family protein, translated as MADTFSIAGNKIGLGERVQLELPVAKLYTDSQMSVSVDVIRAKKPGPTLFVSAAIHGDELNGIEIIRRLLISKSLKLSRGTLIAVPIVNVYGMLNQSRYMPDRRDLNRCFPGSAKGSLAGRLAHLFLTEVASKCEYGIDLHTGAINRGNLPQIRANLKDEETLSLAHAFGVPVLLNSDLRDGSLRQSASENGTKILLYEAGEALRFDEVAIRVGLRGIFNVMSQLGMVRRRTSKKKKTLPFVANNSAWVRATASGMVLDKKQLGDHVEKGDALAQICSPTGSFIEIVSAPKAGIIIGKQNIPLVQEGDAMFHVANFEAPDEVATNIDMMNDDMAKKLEEASLED; from the coding sequence GTGGCGGATACTTTTTCTATTGCTGGAAACAAAATTGGCTTAGGGGAAAGAGTGCAACTCGAACTCCCTGTGGCAAAGTTATATACAGACTCTCAGATGTCAGTCTCTGTCGATGTAATACGCGCTAAAAAGCCAGGTCCGACACTTTTCGTCAGCGCTGCAATTCATGGCGATGAGTTAAATGGGATTGAAATTATCCGCCGTTTGCTCATTTCAAAGTCGCTTAAATTATCAAGAGGCACGCTCATTGCTGTGCCCATAGTTAACGTTTATGGGATGCTAAATCAAAGTCGATATATGCCAGACAGACGCGACTTAAATAGATGTTTCCCGGGCTCGGCAAAAGGCTCACTGGCTGGTCGACTTGCCCATCTGTTTTTAACAGAAGTAGCGAGTAAATGTGAATACGGAATTGACCTACACACAGGTGCTATTAATCGCGGTAATTTGCCACAAATCAGAGCGAACCTTAAGGATGAAGAAACTTTATCCCTAGCTCACGCTTTTGGTGTACCGGTGTTACTCAATTCAGACTTGCGAGACGGTTCATTACGACAATCTGCGTCAGAAAATGGCACTAAAATTCTTCTTTATGAAGCGGGAGAAGCACTTCGATTCGATGAAGTGGCGATTCGGGTTGGATTAAGGGGCATTTTCAATGTTATGTCACAACTGGGTATGGTCAGACGCCGAACCAGTAAAAAGAAGAAAACATTGCCTTTTGTTGCCAACAATAGCGCTTGGGTGCGAGCTACAGCCAGCGGTATGGTATTAGATAAAAAACAATTGGGTGATCATGTAGAAAAAGGCGATGCCTTAGCTCAGATATGCAGCCCAACAGGCAGCTTTATTGAAATTGTATCAGCACCTAAAGCCGGGATTATCATTGGCAAGCAGAATATTCCTTTGGTACAAGAAGGTGATGCGATGTTTCATGTTGCAAACTTCGAAGCACCAGATGAAGTGGCCACTAACATAGATATGATGAATGACGATATGGCTAAAAAATTAGAGGAAGCGTCTCTGGAAGATTAG
- a CDS encoding SulP family inorganic anion transporter, whose amino-acid sequence MPGLNILFNYERKWLADDAKAALSVAAVALPVAIAYAQLTGVNAAVGLYSCILPMMVYALFGTSKQLIVGPDAATCAVIAAVVTPLAAGDSIKHWQLVITMTAMTGFWCIIASRFKLGVLADFLSKPILMGLLNGVAITIIVGQFSKVLGFTFDEKYLIERLGGVPTYLSQAHVPTILMALLTVSIYFGMKRLKPTWPASMFAIAFGAALVWLLNLEQLDIKTIGIVDGGLPLFQAPDFNVGIIRELVMPALNLAIVSFVSMMLTARSFASKNGYDIDADKEFMALGMANFASALSQGFAVSGADSRTAVNDANGGKTQLVSIIAAIIIAIIAICLTAPLEFIPSAALGVVLIIASVHLLDLKAVWKLRQKDKQAFYLTLITLFAVLFIGVIPGITLAVLLGLFQFIRTVMRPTDHILGVDINGVVRSLDTSDKAKSIDGIFIYRFNSPLTYFNSSYFKRRLLEQYARHKDDIQCVIIDAVPCFTHLDLSVMAMLDDLNTIFRKRGVRLELAGRKRQLLAWFEKADIKSGSDGIYVHSDLYLALRINQSKQVTDEEKPTI is encoded by the coding sequence ATGCCTGGTTTGAACATATTGTTTAATTATGAGCGTAAATGGCTTGCGGATGATGCTAAAGCAGCATTGTCAGTCGCCGCAGTAGCTTTACCTGTGGCTATCGCTTATGCCCAACTGACTGGTGTTAATGCTGCCGTAGGGCTTTACTCCTGCATATTACCAATGATGGTATACGCTTTATTTGGTACCTCTAAACAGTTGATTGTGGGACCCGATGCTGCGACCTGCGCAGTTATTGCTGCGGTGGTAACACCTTTAGCAGCAGGTGATAGCATTAAGCATTGGCAGTTAGTCATAACAATGACGGCCATGACCGGTTTTTGGTGCATCATTGCCAGTCGATTTAAGCTGGGCGTTCTGGCTGATTTTTTATCCAAACCTATCTTAATGGGCCTATTAAACGGCGTCGCGATCACTATTATTGTAGGTCAGTTTTCTAAAGTGCTTGGCTTTACGTTTGATGAAAAGTACTTGATCGAACGTTTAGGAGGTGTGCCAACATATCTATCACAAGCTCATGTTCCAACCATATTAATGGCCTTGCTTACCGTAAGTATTTATTTTGGTATGAAACGCCTTAAACCCACTTGGCCCGCATCTATGTTCGCCATTGCTTTTGGTGCGGCGTTAGTTTGGCTTTTAAATTTAGAACAACTCGACATAAAAACCATTGGAATTGTGGATGGTGGATTACCCTTGTTTCAAGCACCTGACTTTAATGTGGGCATCATTCGCGAACTTGTAATGCCTGCGCTTAACTTAGCGATCGTGAGCTTTGTGAGCATGATGCTTACCGCCCGCAGTTTTGCTTCAAAAAATGGCTATGATATTGATGCTGATAAAGAGTTTATGGCCTTGGGCATGGCAAATTTTGCATCCGCTTTATCACAGGGCTTTGCGGTGAGTGGCGCAGACTCCCGAACGGCAGTGAATGATGCGAATGGTGGTAAAACACAGCTAGTCTCTATTATAGCGGCTATTATCATTGCCATAATTGCCATTTGTTTAACTGCGCCACTTGAGTTTATTCCCAGTGCCGCATTGGGTGTAGTGTTAATAATTGCTTCGGTTCACCTTTTAGATTTGAAAGCGGTTTGGAAATTAAGACAGAAAGATAAACAAGCATTTTACTTAACCCTGATCACATTATTTGCAGTGCTGTTTATCGGTGTTATTCCAGGCATAACACTTGCGGTACTACTCGGTTTGTTCCAATTTATTCGCACAGTAATGCGTCCAACCGACCATATATTGGGTGTTGATATAAATGGTGTAGTCAGAAGTCTAGATACCAGTGATAAGGCAAAATCGATAGACGGTATTTTTATTTATCGCTTTAATTCGCCGTTAACCTACTTTAACTCTAGTTATTTTAAGCGAAGATTATTAGAGCAATATGCCAGACATAAAGATGATATTCAGTGTGTAATAATTGATGCGGTTCCGTGTTTCACTCATTTAGATTTAAGTGTTATGGCAATGCTGGATGATTTGAATACTATATTTAGAAAGCGCGGAGTACGTCTTGAACTCGCCGGTAGAAAACGACAGTTACTTGCGTGGTTCGAAAAAGCAGATATTAAGTCAGGTAGCGATGGTATTTATGTGCATTCTGACTTGTACTTAGCGTTAAGAATAAACCAAAGTAAACAAGTCACAGATGAAGAGAAACCAACGATTTAA
- a CDS encoding mechanosensitive ion channel family protein: MLKDILIHPVLISLIVISLAFGLKALVDKLAKERAEKKQLDVRNTSHNIKHFINFIMMLLLLSIWAAEIQNFALSIAAFAVAIVIATREFIQCVIGFFYLVTTRPFKIGDWIQVGDYFGEVVETDWIKTTLHEIDINTYQFSRKTVYIPNNKLITSAIKNLNFSKRYVTHHFMIVRKESLNPYSIYETLSNKAKHYCEDFIDVAGRYNSVIERKLDAQVSGPEPEIYFGTTEIGEFKASFTLFCPIEKALDIEHKLTKDFMTLWYKELSKQNTKA; encoded by the coding sequence ATGCTCAAAGATATACTGATACATCCAGTTTTAATTTCTTTAATCGTTATCAGCCTCGCGTTTGGTTTAAAAGCGCTGGTAGATAAATTAGCCAAAGAGCGCGCCGAAAAAAAGCAGCTAGATGTTAGAAATACGTCTCATAACATTAAGCATTTTATTAATTTCATTATGATGTTGTTGCTGTTGTCTATATGGGCTGCTGAAATTCAGAATTTTGCATTATCGATTGCGGCTTTTGCTGTAGCTATTGTGATTGCTACAAGAGAGTTTATTCAATGTGTGATCGGTTTTTTCTATCTGGTCACAACTAGACCTTTTAAGATAGGTGATTGGATTCAAGTAGGTGATTATTTTGGCGAAGTGGTGGAAACTGACTGGATAAAAACGACGTTGCATGAAATCGACATCAATACTTATCAGTTTTCAAGAAAAACAGTGTATATCCCCAACAACAAACTGATTACCAGCGCCATAAAAAACTTAAATTTCAGTAAGCGTTATGTCACCCATCATTTTATGATTGTGCGTAAAGAAAGTCTTAACCCTTATTCCATTTATGAAACATTATCCAACAAAGCCAAACATTATTGTGAAGATTTTATAGATGTCGCAGGTCGATATAATTCTGTTATTGAAAGAAAATTAGATGCTCAAGTATCTGGTCCAGAGCCTGAAATATATTTTGGTACTACAGAAATTGGAGAATTTAAGGCAAGTTTCACCTTGTTTTGTCCGATTGAAAAGGCTCTTGATATTGAACATAAATTGACAAAGGATTTTATGACGCTTTGGTATAAAGAACTGAGTAAGCAGAATACTAAGGCTTAA
- a CDS encoding tyrosine/phenylalanine carboxypeptidase domain-containing protein, with protein MRVHNFLKAIAANGRADCLKLLFCGKMDIEDIPVLYKLEEMGLCQPAKYLPPWVKDARYLLAYLTCSEFLNKMDMTKNYAHYEELLQSIPKTLN; from the coding sequence ATCCGCGTACACAATTTTTTAAAAGCCATCGCAGCTAACGGCAGGGCAGATTGTCTGAAGTTATTATTTTGCGGGAAAATGGATATTGAAGACATACCTGTCTTATACAAATTAGAAGAAATGGGTCTCTGCCAACCGGCGAAATACTTACCACCGTGGGTTAAAGATGCTCGTTATTTATTGGCGTATCTAACCTGCTCTGAATTTCTTAATAAAATGGATATGACTAAAAATTATGCGCACTACGAGGAATTACTTCAGAGCATTCCCAAAACGCTTAATTAG
- a CDS encoding sigma-70 family RNA polymerase sigma factor produces MKTTRLGASRVSERLSQLDDSELLRIARIQLPYVTTAYEVIFHRYHSKLIQVCYRYLGSIEEAEETVSDTLLNVFNNIHRFEGRSSFKTWIYQIAHNQSLNRLRKKKLTLVAMDEADFIAEEQVESVSIEYNEKIDLWLANLSVEERSIVVFRIVSGLKFNEISEIVDQNLSTVKMRYKRALEKIPNNTKK; encoded by the coding sequence ATGAAAACCACAAGGCTAGGTGCCAGTAGAGTCTCAGAGAGGTTGTCGCAGCTAGATGACAGTGAGCTTCTAAGGATTGCTCGTATTCAGTTGCCCTATGTGACAACTGCATATGAAGTGATCTTTCATAGATATCACTCAAAATTAATACAAGTCTGTTACAGATATCTTGGCTCGATTGAAGAAGCAGAAGAAACTGTGAGCGACACATTGTTAAACGTGTTTAACAATATCCATCGCTTTGAAGGACGCTCCAGTTTTAAAACATGGATATATCAGATTGCCCATAATCAATCATTGAACCGTCTCAGGAAAAAAAAGCTGACGCTTGTTGCTATGGATGAGGCTGATTTTATAGCGGAAGAACAAGTTGAATCTGTGTCAATTGAATACAATGAAAAGATTGATCTTTGGTTAGCTAACCTGAGTGTGGAAGAGCGTTCAATTGTGGTGTTTAGGATCGTTAGCGGACTAAAATTTAATGAAATCTCAGAGATTGTAGATCAGAATCTGAGTACTGTGAAAATGCGTTATAAACGTGCATTGGAAAAAATACCAAATAATACTAAGAAGTAG
- a CDS encoding mechanosensitive ion channel family protein, with product MNIDIWTQSFGNALTRFWTEIAGFLPNLIATIIFIFIGLLLSKFVTKWFAKVIEKVGFNTLCDMLGIERGLKTLGFKLSPSTLVGRILYLFFVLIILVAGAETLGLDRLSSLLDEFVLYLPKLVGAVVITVIGLFIAKAVKKQVEASFENMGIEFGDAAAKMLQMLVIFITFSLVVGQLQLETELLNTIFTVLIASMGVALALALGLGTKAIANSIVSGIYAREQLLPGDEIEFDGFIGNVIQVSTVNTIIENKDGLQMSIPNQDLLTKTYTITKLAERWEES from the coding sequence ATGAACATAGATATTTGGACCCAATCGTTTGGCAATGCCTTGACGCGCTTTTGGACAGAAATTGCTGGGTTTTTACCTAATTTGATTGCCACTATAATTTTCATTTTTATAGGTCTTTTATTGTCTAAATTTGTGACCAAGTGGTTTGCAAAGGTCATTGAGAAAGTAGGCTTTAATACGCTTTGCGATATGCTGGGTATCGAGAGGGGATTGAAAACCTTGGGGTTTAAATTAAGTCCGTCGACGCTTGTAGGACGTATCCTTTATCTATTTTTTGTGCTGATTATTCTTGTTGCCGGTGCAGAAACGTTAGGGTTAGACAGGCTGTCGTCTCTGTTGGATGAGTTCGTGTTGTATCTTCCTAAATTAGTTGGCGCAGTGGTGATTACAGTTATTGGTTTATTTATTGCTAAGGCAGTCAAAAAACAAGTAGAAGCGTCTTTTGAGAATATGGGTATTGAGTTTGGTGACGCTGCAGCAAAAATGCTTCAAATGTTAGTGATATTCATCACCTTTTCATTAGTTGTTGGCCAACTTCAATTAGAAACAGAACTGCTAAACACTATTTTTACTGTGTTAATAGCGAGTATGGGAGTCGCCCTCGCGTTGGCGTTAGGTTTAGGAACCAAGGCCATCGCAAACAGTATTGTTTCAGGCATATATGCAAGAGAACAATTGTTACCAGGAGATGAAATTGAATTTGATGGTTTTATTGGAAACGTTATTCAGGTCAGCACCGTTAATACCATTATAGAAAACAAAGACGGACTACAGATGAGCATTCCTAATCAAGACTTACTGACTAAGACCTATACCATAACCAAGTTGGCTGAACGCTGGGAAGAGTCTTAA
- a CDS encoding tyrosine/phenylalanine carboxypeptidase domain-containing protein: MNKKELEKERFCKVSSILYSASQPIRILSHLEWNRDIKRQFFADKCKELPKVNYPQFDPSKTLTLVNEARALIGNTDIDNWLQRISIKLEYGALMMASAGTKKFYEFSEKLYGKPTNPFTDGKSTPLELANTFDKQISSYANYDLGAPPPMCYLASDIAKQMQDAVVKMFGDEAPQVEIVDELSANALANPKLIRIRKTACFTDLDAQQLISHEAHIHVATSINGLHQPHLKILAAGHPGTTKTQEGLAVFSEYITNAIDLDRLRRLADRILAIQMAIEGANFLDVYHYFLERIGNESQAYENTRRVFRGGVLNRWGTLY; the protein is encoded by the coding sequence ATGAATAAAAAAGAACTAGAGAAAGAACGTTTTTGTAAGGTCAGCTCAATATTATACAGTGCCAGCCAGCCGATTCGAATATTGTCTCACTTAGAATGGAACAGGGATATTAAGCGTCAATTTTTTGCAGATAAATGTAAAGAACTGCCTAAAGTTAACTATCCACAATTTGACCCGAGTAAAACCTTAACCTTAGTGAATGAAGCTAGAGCCCTGATTGGAAATACGGACATAGATAACTGGTTACAACGTATCTCAATTAAGCTTGAATATGGAGCTTTAATGATGGCATCTGCAGGCACTAAGAAGTTTTATGAGTTCTCTGAAAAGTTATATGGTAAGCCAACTAACCCTTTTACTGATGGTAAATCAACACCGCTGGAATTAGCCAATACATTTGACAAACAAATTAGCAGTTACGCGAACTACGACTTAGGCGCCCCACCTCCAATGTGTTACCTCGCCTCTGATATAGCTAAACAAATGCAGGATGCAGTTGTGAAGATGTTCGGTGACGAAGCCCCACAAGTCGAAATTGTAGATGAGCTTTCTGCCAATGCATTAGCAAACCCAAAGCTTATTAGGATCAGAAAAACGGCGTGTTTTACCGATCTTGATGCGCAGCAGCTTATTAGTCATGAGGCACATATTCATGTTGCCACATCTATTAATGGCTTGCATCAACCGCATCTTAAAATATTAGCCGCGGGGCATCCTGGCACCACTAAGACACAAGAAGGCTTAGCCGTATTCTCTGAGTACATTACTAACGCAATAGATTTAGACCGTCTTCGTAGACTTGCAGATCGTATTCTAGCGATACAAATGGCAATCGAAGGGGCCAACTTTTTAGACGTATATCACTATTTTTTAGAGCGGATTGGCAACGAATCGCAGGCTTACGAAAATACCCGAAGAGTATTCCGAGGTGGCGTGTTAAACCGGTGGGGCACCCTTTACTAA
- a CDS encoding glutathionylspermidine synthase family protein — protein MAKHHITGDLPFGEELGVAPGGVISYSSDYNTVDDSIYPSRSHFRSYVDGIYMGYKWQCVEFTRRWLYTNKGYIFNDVAMAYEIFRLRYVRDLVNNKELPLNAFSNGSQRHPEPGCLLIWDEGGEFVETGHVAIITEVFEDKIRIVEQNQDFGKWPDGQNFSREIKAKVGIAGDYWLHCPSAESTILGWVIQTNDPTHATRFDAPDKEMFNIIPCEAKDDGKINTPWLNLANEDENAFVDMMQGHKLSCAASSELKYYQLSAAAKEALESATDELHQMFMHATDYALEHPELLTKFTLPDEILTKIRTSWANRKNQLITSRFDFAMSENGLKVYEYNCDSASCYMEVGKVQGKWLKHFDVKDGYDAGGELFKHLVKAWKSCKINSIIHVLQDDDPEETYHALFMKSAIEAAGYKCELVKGLNSLRWNSSTEIEDCKGNVIKWVWKTWAWETALDELRLDEGSQKRADYLNHPPSLANVLLNDDIMVFEPIWTLIPSNKAILPILCSLFPNHPLLLNADFEINTELANSGYVVKPIVGRCGANIQLIDQHQKTIAEKPGQFDGRDKIYQQLFPLPCINNLYVQVCTFTAQGNYAGSGVRVDSTMIIGKDSDCIALQVCHK, from the coding sequence ATGGCTAAACATCATATCACCGGAGATCTTCCTTTTGGTGAAGAGCTAGGCGTAGCCCCTGGTGGCGTTATTTCATATTCATCGGACTATAACACTGTAGATGACTCTATCTACCCTAGTCGGAGTCACTTTAGAAGCTACGTAGACGGCATTTATATGGGCTACAAGTGGCAATGTGTCGAGTTTACCCGGCGCTGGTTATATACCAACAAAGGCTACATTTTTAATGATGTTGCTATGGCTTATGAAATTTTTAGACTGCGATATGTACGAGATTTAGTGAACAATAAAGAGTTACCTCTGAATGCCTTTAGTAATGGTTCGCAGCGTCACCCAGAGCCTGGGTGTTTATTAATATGGGATGAGGGAGGTGAATTTGTAGAAACCGGGCATGTGGCTATCATCACTGAGGTTTTTGAAGACAAAATTAGAATAGTAGAACAAAATCAGGACTTTGGAAAATGGCCAGATGGCCAAAATTTTTCTAGAGAAATCAAAGCAAAAGTAGGCATTGCAGGCGACTATTGGTTACATTGTCCGTCAGCTGAGTCAACTATTTTAGGTTGGGTAATACAAACCAACGATCCCACTCACGCTACGCGTTTCGACGCACCCGATAAAGAGATGTTTAACATCATCCCTTGCGAAGCAAAAGATGATGGCAAGATAAATACACCATGGCTTAATCTGGCCAATGAAGATGAAAACGCCTTTGTTGACATGATGCAGGGACACAAGTTGTCCTGTGCTGCTTCCAGTGAACTAAAGTATTATCAGCTCTCTGCTGCCGCTAAAGAGGCATTAGAATCAGCGACTGATGAGCTTCACCAAATGTTTATGCATGCCACTGATTATGCCCTCGAACACCCTGAGCTATTGACTAAATTTACCTTGCCAGATGAGATATTGACAAAAATTAGAACCTCTTGGGCGAATCGAAAAAATCAATTAATTACCAGTCGATTTGACTTTGCCATGTCTGAAAATGGTTTAAAGGTATACGAATACAATTGTGACTCTGCATCTTGTTATATGGAGGTAGGTAAAGTACAAGGAAAATGGCTTAAACACTTTGATGTAAAAGATGGGTATGACGCAGGTGGTGAGCTTTTTAAGCATCTAGTGAAAGCTTGGAAGAGTTGTAAGATCAATTCAATCATTCATGTTCTTCAAGACGATGATCCAGAAGAAACCTATCACGCACTTTTCATGAAAAGTGCAATAGAGGCAGCTGGATATAAGTGTGAATTAGTTAAAGGGCTGAATTCTCTGCGTTGGAACTCCAGTACAGAAATCGAGGACTGTAAGGGCAATGTTATTAAATGGGTTTGGAAAACCTGGGCTTGGGAAACCGCATTGGATGAACTTCGTCTAGATGAAGGCAGTCAGAAACGAGCAGATTATCTTAATCACCCTCCTTCATTGGCTAATGTACTGCTTAACGATGACATTATGGTGTTTGAGCCTATTTGGACACTTATTCCAAGTAATAAGGCAATACTACCTATACTCTGCTCTCTATTTCCTAACCATCCACTATTATTAAACGCTGATTTTGAAATCAATACTGAGTTAGCTAATTCTGGGTACGTTGTTAAACCCATAGTAGGAAGATGTGGTGCCAATATTCAGTTAATCGATCAACATCAAAAAACAATAGCTGAAAAGCCAGGGCAATTTGACGGCAGAGATAAAATTTACCAGCAACTATTCCCATTACCTTGCATTAACAATCTTTATGTTCAGGTATGTACGTTTACCGCACAAGGTAACTATGCGGGAAGTGGCGTTCGTGTTGACTCCACAATGATTATTGGTAAAGACAGTGATTGTATTGCATTGCAAGTTTGCCACAAATGA